A portion of the Pseudomonas protegens CHA0 genome contains these proteins:
- a CDS encoding AraC family transcriptional regulator — MTVKTSWYEADTRFIPGHYQPAALIDLALSRDIDSHRLLRGTGLFHEDILAGQTRLSPQQFLALIGNGRRLLDADDSSFLFGQRLLPGHYGAASHALRHAQNLHQALDALVQQQALLSPLASPRLVLDEHHAYCYWLDSCGAGEHWRFLLEASMTSLVAMSQWLAGQRLPWECSFSHSEPRYVEQYWVHLGEQTQFQRPLDLMRIPRQYLTRPWPGASATAGQVARLEAGEHLRQLGFASSFLDTLYRYLKTQVRHTPSLEQAAQDFAMSPATLKRKLSKHHSGYQQQVDRVHKHVALYLYQIKGWSNEAVAEYLNFNDPANFRRSFKRWTGSTPSLIRQLLGSG; from the coding sequence ATGACCGTGAAGACCAGTTGGTACGAAGCCGATACGCGGTTTATCCCCGGGCACTATCAACCGGCAGCGCTGATCGACCTGGCGCTGTCCCGGGACATCGACAGCCACCGCCTGCTGCGCGGCACCGGGCTGTTCCACGAGGACATCCTGGCCGGCCAGACCCGCCTCAGCCCGCAGCAGTTCCTGGCGCTGATCGGCAACGGCCGGCGCCTGCTGGATGCCGACGACAGCAGTTTCCTGTTTGGCCAGCGCCTGCTGCCCGGGCACTACGGCGCCGCCAGCCATGCCCTGCGCCATGCGCAGAACCTGCACCAGGCCCTGGACGCCCTGGTGCAGCAGCAGGCGCTGCTCAGCCCCCTGGCCAGCCCGCGCCTGGTGCTGGACGAGCATCACGCCTACTGCTACTGGCTGGACAGCTGCGGCGCCGGCGAGCACTGGCGGTTCCTCCTGGAAGCCAGCATGACTTCACTGGTGGCCATGAGTCAGTGGCTGGCCGGCCAGCGCCTGCCCTGGGAATGCAGCTTCAGCCACAGCGAGCCGCGCTACGTCGAGCAGTACTGGGTGCACCTGGGGGAACAGACCCAGTTCCAGCGGCCCCTGGACCTGATGCGCATCCCCCGGCAATACCTGACCCGGCCCTGGCCCGGGGCCTCGGCCACCGCCGGCCAGGTGGCGCGCCTGGAGGCCGGCGAGCACCTGCGCCAACTGGGGTTTGCCAGCAGTTTCCTCGACACCCTGTACCGCTACCTGAAAACCCAGGTACGCCACACCCCGAGCCTGGAGCAGGCGGCCCAGGATTTCGCCATGAGCCCGGCCACCCTCAAGCGCAAGCTGAGCAAGCACCACAGCGGCTACCAGCAACAGGTGGACCGGGTGCACAAGCACGTGGCGCTGTACCTGTACCAGATCAAGGGCTGGAGCAACGAGGCGGTGGCCGAGTACCTGAACTTCAATGACCCGGCCAACTTCCGCCGGTCATTCAAGCGCTGGACCGGCAGCACCCCGAGCTTGATCCGGCAGTTGCTGGGCAGCGGCTGA
- a CDS encoding GGDEF domain-containing protein, protein MFSVLKPHRWKLAVLLLAANAGLLLHLACGSLKSVSEWQWLDIIGEGGSALLALVWLGLVLKSRPAGRVTNYLALGLSCIFFSWWIDSLDEFIRLPDSITWDHWLESGPMPIGMILLTIGIYHWHREQLAISAQMEKKERLFREHRQFDKLTPLAGADYLKRELASSLQDSRRQQQPLSLLALDLDHFAAINQDYGHAEGDAVLQALSHVLLLNLRRQDLLCRLAGDRFVVLLPNTGESQARLLALELQQAVQGLAHKTRQHGERLHLAASTAVVMALEETPEGLLKRLNLALARAKQPLAKTA, encoded by the coding sequence ATGTTCTCCGTGCTCAAACCCCACCGCTGGAAACTCGCCGTGCTGTTGCTGGCGGCCAATGCCGGGCTGCTGTTGCACCTGGCCTGCGGCAGCCTGAAATCGGTCAGCGAGTGGCAGTGGCTGGACATCATCGGCGAAGGCGGCTCGGCGCTCCTGGCCCTGGTCTGGCTCGGGCTGGTGCTCAAGAGCCGCCCCGCCGGGCGGGTCACCAACTACCTGGCCCTGGGCCTGAGCTGCATTTTCTTTTCCTGGTGGATCGACAGCCTCGACGAGTTCATCCGCCTGCCCGACAGCATCACCTGGGACCACTGGCTGGAGTCCGGGCCGATGCCCATCGGCATGATCCTGCTGACCATCGGCATCTACCACTGGCACCGCGAACAGCTGGCCATCAGCGCGCAGATGGAAAAGAAGGAGCGACTGTTTCGCGAGCATCGCCAGTTCGACAAGCTCACCCCCCTGGCCGGCGCCGACTACCTCAAGCGCGAGCTGGCCAGCAGCCTGCAAGACAGCCGCCGCCAGCAGCAGCCGCTGTCGCTGCTGGCCCTGGACCTGGACCACTTCGCCGCGATCAACCAAGACTACGGCCATGCCGAAGGCGATGCGGTGCTGCAGGCCCTGAGCCATGTGCTGCTGCTCAACCTGCGGCGCCAGGACCTGCTGTGCCGGCTGGCCGGCGACCGCTTCGTGGTGCTGCTGCCCAACACCGGGGAAAGCCAGGCACGGCTGCTGGCCCTGGAGCTGCAACAGGCGGTGCAGGGCCTGGCACACAAGACCCGGCAACACGGCGAGCGCCTGCACCTGGCGGCCAGCACTGCGGTAGTGATGGCCCTGGAGGAAACCCCGGAGGGGCTGCTCAAGCGCCTCAACCTGGCCCTGGCCCGGGCCAAGCAGCCCCTGGCAAAAACCGCCTGA
- a CDS encoding NADP-dependent glyceraldehyde-3-phosphate dehydrogenase, which yields MTTANLLSHLFPAAADIPEAFRLPDPVEQRDYLVDGELRTWNGPLAQVRSPIYLSGADGDTQVILGSTPLLDADTALTALDAAVRAYDRGQGAWPTMRVAERIQHVEAFLARMREQRTAVVKLLMWEIGKNLKDSEKEFDRTCDYIVDTIGALKELDRRSSRFELEQDTLGQIRRVPLGVALCMGPYNYPLNETFTTLIPALIMGNTVVFKPAKLGVLLIRPLLEAFRDSFPAGVINVIYGSGRETVSALMASGKIDIFAFIGTNKAASDLKKLHPKPHRLRAALGLDAKNPGIVLPDADLDNAVSEALTGSLSFNGQRCTALKILFVHEAVVERFIEQFNAKLQGLKPGMPWEPGVALTPLPENTKVDYLHALVADAQAHGAKVVNAHGGEARASFFYPAVLYPVTPQMRVYHEEQFGPVVPIVPYRDLDTVIDYVLESDFGQQLSLFGSDPAEIGRLVDAFANQVGRININAQCQRGPDTFPFNGRKNSAEGTLSVHDALRTFSIRTLVATKFQERNKQLISDIIRNRESSFLTTDYIF from the coding sequence ATGACCACAGCCAATCTATTGAGCCACCTGTTTCCTGCCGCCGCCGACATCCCCGAAGCCTTTCGCCTGCCCGACCCGGTGGAGCAGCGCGACTACCTGGTGGACGGTGAACTGCGCACCTGGAACGGCCCCCTGGCCCAGGTCCGCAGCCCGATCTACCTGAGCGGCGCCGACGGCGATACCCAGGTGATTCTCGGCAGCACCCCGCTGCTGGACGCCGACACCGCCCTCACCGCCCTGGACGCCGCGGTGCGCGCCTACGATCGCGGCCAGGGCGCCTGGCCAACGATGCGCGTGGCCGAGCGCATCCAGCACGTGGAAGCCTTCCTGGCGCGCATGCGCGAACAGCGCACGGCGGTGGTCAAGTTGCTGATGTGGGAAATCGGCAAGAACCTCAAGGACTCGGAGAAGGAGTTCGACCGTACCTGCGACTACATCGTCGACACCATCGGCGCGCTCAAGGAACTGGACCGGCGCTCCAGCCGCTTCGAACTGGAGCAGGACACCCTCGGCCAGATCCGCCGCGTGCCCCTGGGCGTGGCCCTGTGCATGGGCCCCTACAACTACCCGCTGAACGAGACCTTCACCACCCTGATCCCGGCGCTGATCATGGGCAACACCGTAGTGTTCAAGCCAGCCAAGCTCGGCGTGCTGCTGATCCGCCCGCTGCTCGAAGCCTTCCGCGACAGCTTCCCGGCCGGGGTGATCAACGTCATCTACGGCAGCGGCCGCGAGACCGTCAGCGCGCTGATGGCCAGCGGCAAGATCGACATCTTTGCCTTCATCGGCACCAACAAGGCCGCCAGCGACCTGAAGAAACTCCACCCCAAGCCCCACCGCCTGCGCGCGGCCCTGGGCCTGGACGCGAAGAACCCGGGGATCGTGCTGCCCGATGCCGACCTGGACAACGCGGTCAGCGAAGCCCTCACCGGCTCCCTGTCGTTCAACGGCCAGCGCTGCACCGCGCTGAAGATCCTGTTCGTCCACGAAGCCGTGGTGGAACGCTTCATCGAGCAGTTCAACGCCAAGCTGCAAGGCCTCAAGCCGGGCATGCCCTGGGAACCGGGGGTGGCCCTGACGCCGCTGCCGGAGAACACCAAGGTCGACTACCTGCACGCCCTGGTGGCCGACGCCCAGGCCCACGGCGCCAAGGTGGTGAACGCCCACGGCGGCGAGGCCCGGGCTTCGTTCTTCTACCCGGCGGTGCTGTACCCGGTGACCCCGCAGATGCGCGTCTACCACGAGGAGCAGTTCGGCCCGGTGGTGCCCATCGTGCCCTACCGCGACCTGGACACCGTGATCGACTATGTCCTGGAATCGGACTTCGGCCAGCAACTGAGCCTGTTCGGCAGCGACCCGGCCGAAATCGGCCGGCTGGTGGACGCCTTTGCCAACCAGGTCGGGCGGATCAATATCAACGCCCAGTGCCAGCGCGGCCCGGATACCTTCCCCTTCAACGGCCGCAAGAACTCCGCCGAGGGTACGCTGTCGGTACATGACGCACTGCGCACCTTCTCGATCCGCACCCTGGTGGCGACCAAGTTCCAGGAGCGCAACAAGCAATTGATCAGCGACATCATCCGTAATCGCGAGTCGAGTTTCCTGACCACCGACTACATTTTCTGA
- a CDS encoding FUSC family protein, which produces MLRRLLRPVLDPYRRYRHARLIHAVRVALGLIATILLTTGLNLPHGEWASVTMLVVIGGLQHHGNIGKKAAERAIGTLVGAGVGLVLVVQQAYFGHPWLTYLGMSVVCGYFSYHAIGKGGYTALLAAITVFIVAGHGDNQVSDGLWRAVDILIGIALALAFSFAIPLYAVYSWRYNLASALRDCAQLYGRIIKGQSVTDDEHLKLLGRVNSAMLQLRSLMPSVSKEVRISMTELDAIQRNLRMCISTLEILGNTRPDASDPQAMAQMQLALKAEHRQIRVQLIGMARALQSGVTQRLEKSVEGHPENALEAPVYSALDGYRLLTRQLAATLGEMHQRLAKSARHWKI; this is translated from the coding sequence TTGCTGCGCCGCCTGTTGCGTCCCGTGCTCGACCCGTACCGGCGCTACCGTCACGCCCGGCTGATCCACGCGGTGCGGGTCGCCCTCGGCCTGATCGCCACCATCCTCCTGACCACCGGCCTCAACCTGCCCCACGGCGAATGGGCCTCGGTGACCATGCTGGTGGTGATCGGCGGCCTGCAGCACCACGGCAACATCGGCAAGAAGGCCGCGGAACGGGCCATCGGCACCCTGGTGGGCGCCGGGGTCGGGCTGGTGCTGGTGGTGCAGCAGGCCTACTTCGGCCACCCCTGGCTGACCTACCTGGGCATGTCGGTGGTGTGCGGCTACTTTTCCTATCACGCCATCGGCAAGGGCGGCTACACCGCGCTGCTGGCGGCGATCACCGTGTTCATCGTCGCCGGCCACGGTGACAACCAGGTCAGCGACGGCCTGTGGCGGGCGGTGGACATCCTCATCGGCATTGCCCTGGCCCTGGCGTTTTCCTTCGCCATTCCGCTGTATGCGGTGTACTCCTGGCGCTACAACCTGGCCAGCGCCCTGCGCGACTGCGCGCAGTTGTACGGGCGGATCATCAAGGGCCAGTCGGTGACCGACGACGAGCACCTCAAGCTCCTGGGCCGGGTCAACAGCGCCATGCTGCAACTGCGTTCGCTGATGCCTTCGGTGTCCAAGGAAGTACGGATTTCCATGACCGAGCTGGACGCCATCCAGCGCAACCTGCGCATGTGCATCAGCACCCTGGAGATCCTCGGCAACACCCGCCCCGATGCCAGCGACCCGCAGGCCATGGCGCAGATGCAACTGGCGCTCAAGGCCGAGCACCGGCAGATCCGCGTGCAACTGATCGGCATGGCCCGGGCCCTGCAATCGGGGGTCACCCAGCGCCTGGAGAAATCCGTGGAAGGCCACCCCGAAAACGCTCTGGAGGCCCCGGTGTATTCGGCCCTGGATGGTTACCGGCTGCTGACCCGGCAACTGGCCGCGACCCTCGGCGAGATGCACCAGCGCCTGGCCAAGAGCGCCCGGCACTGGAAGATCTAG